A single window of Rhipicephalus microplus isolate Deutch F79 chromosome 5, USDA_Rmic, whole genome shotgun sequence DNA harbors:
- the LOC119174490 gene encoding very long chain fatty acid elongase 4 encodes MTTDIVNESLTAPLLWPTGVSFFERLWSHRDPRVKEWGGITDARFMFPLLAAYVYFVKIGGPRWMKDRPAFELKVPILVYNLFMVIANALFVAKFPKHSYIGGGYSFFCQGIDYSAVDENTTTLLTTAWWYAFVRIGDFLDTIFFVLRKKNSHVTFLHVVHHFLVVFDCWIWMNFGHDGQVILGVCVNASVHVIMYAYYFLAALGPEVRKHLWWKRYLTTIQIVQMVCVVMHMQIPLFYDCGYPSAFCIIEILQLCFGIALFVNFYLKTYKSRSSGVSDTAKARKTE; translated from the coding sequence ATGACGACCGACATCGTGAACGAGTCACTGACGGCTCCTTTGTTGTGGCCAACCGGGGTAAGCTTCTTCGAAAGGCTATGGTCCCACAGGGATCCCCGGGTCAAAGAGTGGGGCGGCATAACGGACGCCCGGTTCATGTTCCCGCTACTGGCCGCCTACGTCTACTTCGTCAAGATCGGTGGTCCCCGCTGGATGAAGGACAGGCCCGCGTTCGAGCTCAAGGTTCCCATTCTAGTCTACAACCTGTTCATGGTGATTGCCAACGCACTGTTCGTGGCTAAGTTCCCCAAGCACTCGTACATCGGCGGCGGGTACAGCTTCTTCTGCCAGGGTATCGACTACTCGGCCGTTGACGAGAACACCACGACCCTCCTGACGACAGCGTGGTGGTACGCGTTCGTCCGGATAGGCGACTTCCTGGACACCATATTTTTCGTGCTGCGCAAGAAGAACTCGCACGTTACTTTCCTGCACGTCGTCCACCACTTCCTGGTCGTCTTCGACTGCTGGATTTGGATGAACTTCGGCCACGACGGCCAGGTCATTCTGGGTGTGTGTGTGAACGCGTCCGTCCACGTGATAATGTACGCCTATTACTTTCTGGCCGCTCTGGGACCGGAGGTTCGCAAACACCTCTGGTGGAAGCGGTACCTAACCACCATCCAGATCGTCCAGATGGTCTGCGTCGTGATGCACATGCAGATTCCGCTCTTCTACGACTGCGGCTATCCGAGCGCCTTCTGCATCATCGAGATTCTGCAATTGTGCTTCGGCATAGCGCTGTTCGTGAACTTCTACTTGAAGACCTACAAGTCGCGGAGCAGCGGAGTTTCGGACACAGCGAAAGCGCGTAAGACTGAGTGA